The following proteins are encoded in a genomic region of Cryptomeria japonica chromosome 11, Sugi_1.0, whole genome shotgun sequence:
- the LOC131063921 gene encoding protein EXORDIUM-like 2, which produces MAVLGSQRILMSLVLVCMAALSTVDAAARPLAQWRKLSALVQEEPLVLQYHNGPLLTTKPILNLHLIWYGSFTSAQRAIVADFVQSLGAGNGKEGSPSVSTWWKTTEAYRGSAPSQSNPAQTLNPSLGKQKLDEVYSMGKSLKRTDIAVLVKSAIQSSALPPPSKKKSKGEVEFYLVLTSEDVMVEDFCRSSCGFHGSDKTDNEYAFAWVGNSATQCPGQCAWPFHQPIYGPQSPPLLPPNGDVGIDGMIINIAATVAGAVTNPFRSGYFQGDAASPLEAVSACPGMYGSGAYPGYAGQLLVDETTGASYNAHGLNARTFLLPAVWDPTSRSCKTLT; this is translated from the coding sequence ATGGCTGTTTTAGGGTCTCAGAGGATTCTGATGAGTTTAGTGCTAGTATGTATGGCGGCATTGTCCACAGTGGATGCCGCAGCTCGGCCTCTTGCTCAGTGGAGAAAGCTCTCTGCTCTGGTACAAGAAGAGCCTCTTGTCCTGCAATACCACAATGGCCCTCTGCTTACCACAAAACCCATTCTCAATCTTCATCTCATTTGGTATGGCAGTTTCACTTCCGCCCAGCGTGCCATTGTGGCCGATTTTGTGCAGTCACTGGGAGCGGGAAATGGTAAAGAGGGCTCTCCCTCTGTCTCCACCTGGTGGAAAACAACAGAGGCCTACAGAGGCTCTGCCCCTTCCCAGTCAAACCCTGCTCAAACCCTAAATCCAAGTTTGGGGAAGCAGAAGCTGGACGAAGTTTATTCTATGGGAAAGTCCTTGAAAAGAACTGATATTGCTGTGCTGGTGAAGAGTGCTATCCAGTCTAGTGCTCTGCCGCCGCCTTCAAAGAAAAAAAGCAAGGGCGAGGTGGAGTTTTATTTGGTGCTGACATCTGAGGATGTCATGGTGGAGGACTTCTGCAGAAGCTCTTGCGGATTCCATGGAAGCGACAAAACAGACAACGAATACGCGTTTGCGTGGGTGGGAAACTCAGCAACGCAGTGCCCGGGGCAGTGCGCGTGGCCATTTCATCAGCCAATTTACGGCCCTCAGAGCCCTCCTCTGCTGCCGCCAAATGGGGATGTGGGAATTGACGGTATGATCATCAACATTGCGGCTACCGTTGCCGGAGCAGTGACAAATCCGTTTAGGTCGGGATACTTCCAGGGAGACGCCGCCTCTCCATTGGAGGCAGTGTCAGCGTGTCCGGGCATGTACGGAAGCGGGGCTTATCCCGGCTACGCCGGTCAACTGTTGGTGGACGAGACGACAGGCGCCAGTTACAACGCCCATGGCCTCAATGCCCGCACGTTCCTCCTCCCAGCAGTGTGGGATCCTACCTCGCGCTCCTGCAAGACATTGACGTAA
- the LOC131063974 gene encoding protein EXORDIUM-like 2 has product MGYLSVRVLVLVFALELCAAVANAALVEEQPLVLTYHKGPLLSTKIIDVHVIWYGNFSPIQRSIVADYLQSLAAKLQGKDKQPSVSTWWKTTEKYKSGASNVAALSIARLGKQKMDDSYSLGKLLKRTDIAALVESAVKSRALPPPASHTNGIYLVLTSDDVAVERFCVSSCGYHDHTLRSRLPYAWVGNAVSQCPGQCAWPFHQPLYGPQTPPLLPPNADVGIDGMIINIATVLAGAVTNPFNTGYFQGDAAAPLEAVSACAGMYGKGAYPGFPGEVLVDRTTGASYNAHGVNGRQFLLPAMWDPSTKSCNTLV; this is encoded by the coding sequence ATGGGGTATCTTAGTGTTCGAGTATTAGTGCTTGTATTTGCTCTAGAACTGTGCGCAGCTGTTGCTAATGCGGCTTTGGTGGAGGAGCAACCACTGGTTCTAACTTATCATAAAGGCCCCTTGCTCTCCACAAAGATTATTGATGTTCATGTGATCTGGTATGGGAATTTTAGCCCTATTCAGCGGTCAATTGTGGCGGACTATTTGCAGTCCCTCGCTGCAAAATTGCAGGGGAAAGACAAGCAGCCTTCTGTTTCCACCTGGTGGAAGACTACCGAAAAATACAAGAGCGGCGCTTCCAATGTGGCCGCTCTGAGCATTGCAAGGCTGGGGAAGCAGAAGATGGACGATTCGTATTCTCTTGGCAAGTTGTTGAAAAGGACGGACATTGCCGCACTGGTTGAGAGCGCCGTCAAATCCAGAGCTCTGCCGCCGCCGGCGAGCCATACGAACGGGATTTATTTGGTACTGACGTCTGATGACGTGGCGGTGGAGAGGTTCTGCGTTAGCTCTTGTGGATACCATGACCACACATTACGATCCCGTCTGCCGTATGCGTGGGTGGGTAACGCAGTGAGTCAGTGCCCCGGTCAGTGCGCGTGGCCATTTCATCAGCCACTCTACGGCCCTCAGACCCCTCCTTTGTTGCCCCCTAATGCTGACGTGGGCATCGATGGAATGATCATCAATATTGCTACTGTTTTAGCGGGAGCGGTGACAAACCCATTTAATACGGGATATTTTCAAGGTGATGCCGCTGCCCCGCTGGAGGCCGTGTCGGCTTGTGCTGGAATGTATGGAAAAGGGGCTTATCCGGGTTTCCCAGGAGAGGTCTTGGTGGACAGAACAACGGGGGCGAGCTACAATGCGCATGGAGTTAATGGGCGTCAGTTTTTACTGCCCGCCATGTGGGATCCTTCTACTAAGTCATGCAACACACTAGTTTGA